One genomic region from Muriicola soli encodes:
- a CDS encoding 3-deoxy-D-manno-octulosonic acid transferase, which yields MYFLYNLLILITWQGLKIAAIFKPKLRLFVEGRKGVLGFLQDNIREEDKYIWVHTASLGEFEQGLPVIKGIRNAYPNHKILVTFFSPSGYEVKKHSEEADLITYLPMDTNDGVNTFLNRVQPVLALFVKYEIWPNYLKELQKRKIPALLISGRFNAEQIYFKWYGKFMRQALGQFFHYFVQDKNSKTLLKGIGLEEVSVSGDTRFDRVSEILKRDNSLDFMNDFKADKLCLVMGSTWPEDEALLTQQADKIPEHVKIVIAPHDIKEDHLQALQKSLPGKSLFYSQIQKADLSSAQFLILDTVGLLTRVYSYADIAYVGGGFATGLHNTLEPAVFGIPVFTGPQYQGFKEAEDLVELGGISVVENGEAFIGELKQLFDNEQAREKQGVINSDYVTAQKGATEKILTYITSHLNI from the coding sequence GTGTATTTCCTGTACAATCTTCTCATTCTTATTACCTGGCAAGGGCTGAAAATTGCAGCTATCTTCAAACCCAAATTGCGCCTTTTTGTCGAGGGTAGAAAAGGTGTTTTAGGTTTTCTACAGGATAATATCAGGGAAGAAGACAAGTATATTTGGGTACACACTGCGTCTCTCGGAGAATTTGAGCAGGGGCTTCCTGTCATTAAGGGTATTAGGAACGCCTATCCCAATCACAAAATTCTGGTGACTTTTTTTTCTCCCTCAGGATACGAAGTAAAAAAGCACTCTGAAGAAGCTGACCTGATCACCTATCTACCCATGGATACCAATGATGGAGTAAATACGTTCCTGAATCGAGTGCAACCGGTTCTGGCCTTGTTCGTGAAATACGAAATATGGCCAAATTATCTCAAGGAACTACAAAAGCGAAAGATACCCGCCCTCCTGATCTCAGGAAGGTTTAACGCTGAGCAGATCTATTTTAAATGGTATGGGAAATTTATGAGACAGGCATTAGGGCAGTTCTTCCATTACTTCGTGCAGGATAAAAATTCAAAAACCTTATTGAAGGGTATTGGCCTTGAGGAGGTTTCCGTTTCCGGTGACACCCGTTTTGACAGGGTATCTGAAATTCTGAAACGGGACAATTCATTGGATTTTATGAATGATTTTAAAGCGGATAAGCTATGTCTTGTGATGGGAAGCACCTGGCCTGAAGATGAAGCGCTTCTGACTCAACAGGCAGATAAAATTCCAGAGCATGTCAAAATAGTCATCGCCCCGCACGATATTAAAGAAGACCATCTTCAGGCCTTGCAGAAATCCCTCCCGGGGAAGAGTTTGTTTTATTCCCAAATCCAAAAGGCCGATCTCTCCTCTGCTCAATTTCTCATTCTCGATACGGTTGGTTTACTTACCAGGGTGTATTCCTATGCGGATATCGCTTATGTAGGAGGCGGATTTGCCACGGGCCTGCACAACACCCTTGAGCCCGCTGTTTTTGGTATCCCGGTATTTACAGGACCACAATATCAAGGTTTTAAGGAAGCAGAAGATCTGGTGGAACTGGGAGGAATTTCCGTTGTAGAAAACGGAGAAGCTTTTATCGGTGAGTTGAAGCAACTTTTTGATAATGAGCAGGCGAGGGAGAAACAGGGTGTCATTAATTCGGACTATGTAACTGCTCAGAAGGGTGCTACTGAAAAGATCCTTACTTATATTACTTCTCATCTAAATATCTGA